In a genomic window of Meleagris gallopavo isolate NT-WF06-2002-E0010 breed Aviagen turkey brand Nicholas breeding stock chromosome 1, Turkey_5.1, whole genome shotgun sequence:
- the GPR34 gene encoding LOW QUALITY PROTEIN: probable G-protein coupled receptor 34 (The sequence of the model RefSeq protein was modified relative to this genomic sequence to represent the inferred CDS: inserted 1 base in 1 codon), producing the protein MAAPSADLLTTLPYKKASWGNQTYQPTNASEIQDNASCDLEDNALSLAITIFYFLIFFFGLIGNIIALFAFLCIHQKRNSIQVYLLNVAIADLLLIFCLPFRILYHISNNKWMFGWILCKIVGTLFYMNMYISIVLLGLISLDRHXKINKSVKRPKMLTTTRSIHICCIVWAVALTGFSLVVVPPLFRSEVSNSTSCFHYRHKKNAMTEAILNYITVIIFWTVFLLLILSYVKIAKNLLKISRKRANFPNAVKYNQTARNSFIVLIIFTVCFVPYHMFRFVYITSQLQNPSCYWKGIIHTCNEVMLIFSSFNSCLDPVMYFLMSSSVRKTVLQLICRRIHRDSSVTLESTSEIKFGQYMQERFSTTTPHSSSVKKKFDLIK; encoded by the exons ATGGCTGCACCTTCAGCTGATCTACTGACCACTCTTCCATACAAGAAAGCTTCTTGGGGTAACCAAACTTATCAACCCACGAATGCATCAGAAATTCAAGATAATGCAAGCTGTGACTTAGAAGACAATGCATTGTCACTTGCTATCAcaattttttactttcttatttttttctttggattgATTGGAAATATTATAGCCCTGTTTGCATTCCTGTGCATTCACCAGAAAAGGAATTCCATCCAAGTTTACTTGCTAAACGTAGCCATCGCAGACCTTTTGCTGATCTTCTGTCTTCCCTTCCGAATACTGTACCACATTTCCAACAACAAATGGATGTTTGGATGGATTTTATGCAAAATTGTAGGAACTCTATTTTACATGAATATGTACATTAGCATAGTACTGTTGGGACTAATTAGCCTAGATCGTC gtaaaataaataaatctgtgaaACGACCCAAGATGTTAACTACTACCCGAAGTATACATATTTGTTGCATTGTGTGGGCAGTTGCACTAACAGGATTTTCATTAGTAGTTGTACCACCTCTCTTCAGGAGTGAGGTCAGCAATTCTACCTCGTGCTTTCATTATCGGCATAAAAAGAACGCAATGACAGAAgcaattttaaattatattactGTCATCATTTTTTGgacagtttttctccttttgataCTTTCCTATGTTAAAATTGCCAAGAATCTACTGAAAATTTCAAGGAAAAGAGCTAATTTTCCCAATGCAGTAAAATACAACCAGACAGCAAGGAATTCCTTCATTGTACTCATTATTTTCACCGTATGTTTTGTTCCATACCACATGTTTCGATTTGTCTACATTACATCACAGTTACAAAATCCATCTTGTTACTGGAAGGGAATAATTCACACATGCAATGAGGTTATGCTCATATTTTCATCCTTTAACAGCTGCTTAGACCCAGTTatgtatttcctaatgtccagtaGCGTCCGTAAGACTGTCTTACAACTTATTTGTAGAAGAATTCATAGAGATTCAAGTGTGACTCTGGAaagtacttcagaaataaaatttggacAATATATGCAAGAGAGATTTTCTACTACCACTCCGCATTCAAGTTCTGTAAAGAAGAAGTTTGACTTAATCAAGTAA